Proteins from one Pseudomonas sp. KBS0710 genomic window:
- the arr gene encoding NAD(+)--rifampin ADP-ribosyltransferase has translation MSTTAGVFTRQFFHGTRADLEPGDTIRVGYPSNLTTGKPLSWVYFAGTLDAAIWGAELALGEGAERIYVVEPTGPIVDDPNVTDKKFPGNPTLSYRSLEPLRVVAEVTKWQGHAPERLQQMKDNLARLKAEGLDVIID, from the coding sequence ATGTCCACTACTGCTGGCGTATTCACCCGCCAGTTCTTCCACGGCACCCGGGCTGACCTGGAGCCAGGCGACACCATCCGCGTCGGCTACCCCTCCAACCTCACAACGGGCAAGCCATTGTCCTGGGTGTATTTCGCGGGCACGTTGGACGCTGCAATCTGGGGCGCGGAGCTGGCGCTGGGCGAGGGCGCAGAGCGGATTTATGTGGTAGAGCCCACCGGGCCGATCGTGGATGACCCCAACGTGACGGATAAGAAATTCCCCGGCAACCCCACGCTGTCCTATCGCTCGCTGGAGCCACTGCGGGTGGTGGCTGAGGTGACGAAGTGGCAGGGGCATGCGCCTGAGCGGTTGCAGCAGATGAAGGACAACCTTGCGCGTTTGAAGGCGGAAGGTCTGGATGTGATCATTGACTGA
- a CDS encoding efflux transporter outer membrane subunit — MIPRKLPLLLSVALLSACTVGPDYQGAPNVAPKTLAAGRLPHADNTSAGAPAVAQWWRTLGDAQLNDLVEKALQNSPDIATARARLKQSRASLSGAQANAMPKVSGDAAMLKLRSPDTSALGGNSGGGRGPLNLYLAGFDASWEADLFGGTRRAVEAAQAEADASQAQLADAQVQLAAEIVQAYTDLRDQQARLALVDSSVDIENQALDLTQQRRERGVASQLQLEQVITQAENTQAQRLPLQAAIVESLDQLGLLCGLEPGELDGQLATARALPALPSAVPLANPAAVLKARPDIRMAERKLASSNAQIGEKTADWFPKLSLTGDLSFSASDPGHLARKDSGTWLILPRITWNALDFGRVAASVKGAEAGRDEALAQYKSVVLSALRDADVALARYGHQRQNVVLLRNVESSAVRAADLTRQRYRAGTASTLDWLDAERTRYQAQESRISGDAELLKDFASLHKALGLGWTL; from the coding sequence ATGATCCCTCGCAAGCTTCCTCTTCTGCTCAGCGTTGCGCTGCTGTCCGCCTGCACGGTCGGCCCCGACTACCAGGGCGCACCCAACGTTGCGCCAAAAACCCTGGCGGCCGGGCGCCTGCCGCATGCTGATAACACCTCCGCTGGCGCACCCGCTGTCGCGCAGTGGTGGCGCACGCTGGGCGACGCGCAGCTTAACGATCTGGTGGAAAAAGCCCTGCAAAACAGCCCGGACATCGCCACCGCCCGGGCCCGCTTGAAGCAATCGCGCGCCAGCCTCAGCGGTGCGCAGGCCAACGCGATGCCCAAGGTCAGCGGTGATGCTGCGATGCTCAAACTGCGCTCGCCCGACACCTCCGCTTTAGGTGGCAACAGTGGCGGCGGCCGCGGCCCGCTGAACCTCTACCTCGCCGGCTTCGATGCCAGCTGGGAAGCCGACCTGTTCGGCGGCACCCGCCGTGCCGTCGAAGCCGCGCAAGCCGAAGCCGACGCGTCCCAGGCGCAACTGGCCGATGCCCAGGTGCAACTGGCCGCCGAAATCGTCCAGGCCTACACCGACCTGCGCGACCAGCAAGCGCGCCTGGCACTGGTGGACTCCAGCGTCGACATCGAAAACCAGGCCCTGGACCTTACCCAGCAACGCCGCGAGCGCGGCGTGGCCTCGCAACTGCAACTTGAACAAGTCATCACCCAAGCCGAAAACACCCAGGCCCAGCGCCTGCCACTGCAAGCCGCCATCGTCGAATCCCTCGACCAACTCGGCCTGCTCTGCGGCCTGGAGCCCGGCGAACTGGATGGCCAACTCGCCACCGCCCGCGCCCTGCCCGCCTTACCCAGCGCCGTACCGCTGGCCAACCCGGCAGCGGTGCTGAAGGCGCGCCCGGATATCCGCATGGCCGAGCGCAAACTGGCGTCGAGCAACGCACAGATCGGCGAAAAAACCGCCGACTGGTTCCCCAAACTCAGCCTCACCGGCGACCTCTCCTTCTCAGCCAGCGACCCCGGCCACCTTGCGCGCAAAGACAGCGGCACCTGGCTGATCCTGCCACGCATCACCTGGAACGCCCTCGACTTCGGCCGCGTGGCTGCCAGCGTCAAAGGCGCCGAAGCCGGGCGCGATGAAGCGCTGGCGCAGTACAAAAGCGTGGTGCTAAGTGCATTGCGCGACGCGGATGTGGCCTTGGCACGCTATGGCCATCAGCGCCAAAATGTGGTGCTGCTGCGTAACGTGGAATCTTCGGCAGTACGCGCCGCCGACCTGACACGCCAGCGTTATCGCGCGGGCACGGCGAGCACCCTGGATTGGCTGGATGCCGAGCGCACGCGCTACCAGGCGCAGGAAAGCCGGATTTCCGGGGATGCGGAGTTGCTGAAGGATTTTGCGTCCTTGCACAAGGCGCTTGGGTTAGGCTGGACGCTGTAG
- a CDS encoding DHA2 family efflux MFS transporter permease subunit: protein MAEALMAEAVAEKPRNASLTDWIAVAAGALGALLATLDVSITNSALPQIQGQIGATGTEGTWIATGYLMSEIVMIPLAAWLTRVFGLRRFLIGTALMFTAFSMFCGLSSSLGAMIAGRIGQGFAGGAMIPTAQTIVRTRLPPHQLAIGTTMFGMTVILGPLLGPVIGGWLTENINWRWCFFLNLPISIALITLLITGLPTERMNLQRFISADWLGILGLAMGLSSLTVVLEEGQREHWFDSLLIIWLSIATVTGFFLIAVGQLRSTTPILRLQLVLNKSFGSVLLIGTAVGAGIYGTAYLVPQFLGILSGYNAQQSGAIMLLSGIPAFLLMPILPRMLGRYDLRWMVGAGLLLYWASCYVDTTLTTDSVGHDFIWSQLLRGFGQILVMMPLSQLSMRSVQTHEAGDAAGLYNMSRNLGGTIGLALLGVLMDRRSHFHDDMLREGIQANSQLAQDHMSSSTASYLAQTGDASTSQLQAFAQLANDIAQQASVMAYNDSFYLLGLAMLACLPLIFILKKRTVTR from the coding sequence ATGGCTGAGGCGCTGATGGCTGAGGCCGTCGCCGAAAAACCGCGCAACGCCTCGTTGACCGACTGGATCGCCGTCGCAGCCGGGGCATTGGGCGCATTGCTGGCGACGCTGGACGTGTCGATCACCAACTCGGCGCTGCCGCAGATCCAGGGCCAGATCGGCGCGACCGGCACCGAAGGTACGTGGATCGCCACCGGCTACCTGATGTCGGAGATCGTCATGATCCCGCTCGCCGCATGGCTGACGCGGGTATTCGGCCTGCGCCGTTTTCTGATCGGCACAGCGTTGATGTTCACCGCGTTTTCGATGTTCTGCGGCTTGTCGTCGAGCCTCGGCGCGATGATCGCCGGGCGCATCGGCCAGGGCTTTGCCGGCGGCGCCATGATCCCCACCGCGCAGACCATCGTGCGCACGCGCCTGCCGCCGCACCAGTTGGCGATCGGCACCACGATGTTCGGCATGACCGTGATTCTTGGCCCGTTGCTGGGCCCGGTGATCGGCGGCTGGCTCACGGAAAACATCAACTGGCGTTGGTGTTTCTTTCTCAACCTGCCCATCAGTATTGCCCTGATAACCTTGCTGATCACCGGCCTGCCCACCGAGCGCATGAACCTGCAGCGTTTTATCAGTGCCGACTGGCTGGGCATTCTCGGCCTGGCCATGGGTTTGAGTTCGCTGACCGTGGTGCTCGAAGAAGGCCAGCGCGAACACTGGTTTGATTCGCTGCTGATCATCTGGCTGAGCATCGCCACCGTCACCGGGTTCTTCCTGATTGCCGTGGGGCAACTGCGCTCAACTACACCGATCCTGCGCCTGCAACTGGTGCTCAACAAAAGCTTTGGCAGCGTGCTGTTGATCGGTACCGCCGTCGGTGCCGGGATCTATGGCACGGCGTACCTGGTGCCGCAGTTCCTGGGCATTTTGTCGGGTTACAACGCGCAGCAATCGGGCGCGATCATGCTGTTGTCGGGGATCCCGGCGTTTCTGTTGATGCCCATTCTGCCGAGAATGCTGGGCCGCTACGACCTGCGCTGGATGGTCGGCGCCGGGCTGTTGCTGTACTGGGCCAGTTGCTACGTCGACACCACGCTCACCACCGACAGCGTTGGCCACGACTTTATCTGGTCGCAGCTGCTGCGCGGCTTCGGGCAGATCCTGGTGATGATGCCTCTAAGCCAATTATCCATGCGCTCGGTGCAAACCCACGAGGCCGGGGACGCAGCCGGGCTGTACAACATGTCACGCAACCTGGGCGGCACCATCGGCCTGGCCCTGCTCGGCGTGTTGATGGACCGGCGCAGCCACTTTCACGACGACATGCTGCGTGAAGGCATCCAGGCCAACAGCCAATTGGCCCAGGACCATATGTCCAGCAGCACCGCCAGCTACCTGGCGCAAACCGGTGATGCGTCCACCTCACAGCTGCAAGCCTTTGCGCAACTGGCCAATGACATAGCGCAGCAAGCCTCGGTCATGGCCTACAACGACTCGTTTTATCTACTGGGACTGGCGATGCTGGCATGCCTGCCCCTGATCTTCATTCTGAAAAAGCGCACGGTAACCCGATGA
- a CDS encoding HlyD family secretion protein, with the protein MSAATPSPQVVPEDTVNGQRSKARRILLGIAALALLGGLGWATWWWLNGRFIETTDDAYLQADSISVAPKINGYVAEVLVSDNQNVKRGDVLVRLDARKYQAVSDEASATIAARNADYAKAQADLVQQDSTIAEARAQLQGAQADAQHAQTEVARYAPLARSGAEPEERLAQLNNQLAQTRSTVAAKQAALRSSETRYGTLQAQLKQAQAQLGVAKASEAQSQLDVDDAVIRSPLDGRVADRGVRVGQYVQPGTRLLTVVPISAIYLTANYKETQIGEMRPGQAVTVHVDALPGRNLQGHIDSLSPGTGAQFALLPPSNATGNFTKIVQRVPVRIALDVPDDIRASLMPGLSATVDVDTRTHAADANHG; encoded by the coding sequence ATGTCCGCAGCAACACCCTCCCCTCAGGTCGTTCCTGAAGATACCGTGAATGGCCAGCGCAGCAAGGCGCGCCGGATTCTGCTGGGCATCGCCGCCCTGGCACTGCTGGGCGGCCTTGGCTGGGCAACCTGGTGGTGGCTGAACGGGCGCTTTATCGAGACCACCGACGATGCCTATCTGCAGGCCGACAGCATCAGTGTGGCGCCCAAGATCAACGGCTATGTGGCCGAGGTGCTGGTCAGCGACAACCAGAACGTCAAGCGTGGTGACGTGCTGGTGCGCCTGGATGCACGCAAATACCAGGCGGTGAGCGACGAAGCCTCGGCGACGATTGCCGCGCGCAATGCCGACTACGCCAAAGCCCAGGCCGACCTGGTGCAGCAAGACTCCACCATCGCCGAAGCCCGCGCCCAACTGCAAGGCGCCCAGGCTGACGCGCAACACGCGCAAACCGAAGTGGCCCGCTATGCGCCGCTGGCCCGCTCCGGCGCCGAGCCAGAAGAACGCCTGGCGCAACTCAACAACCAACTGGCGCAGACGCGCAGCACCGTGGCGGCCAAACAGGCTGCGCTGCGCTCCAGCGAAACCCGCTACGGCACCCTGCAAGCCCAACTCAAGCAGGCCCAGGCGCAACTCGGCGTGGCCAAGGCCAGCGAAGCCCAGAGCCAGTTGGATGTGGATGATGCGGTGATTCGCAGCCCGCTCGATGGTCGGGTCGCCGACCGTGGTGTGCGCGTCGGCCAGTACGTGCAGCCCGGCACACGCTTACTGACGGTGGTGCCGATCAGCGCGATCTACCTGACCGCCAACTACAAGGAAACCCAGATCGGCGAGATGCGCCCCGGCCAGGCCGTGACGGTACACGTGGATGCACTGCCCGGCCGCAACCTGCAGGGCCATATCGACAGCCTGTCGCCCGGTACCGGCGCGCAGTTCGCCTTGCTGCCGCCGTCGAATGCCACCGGCAATTTCACCAAGATCGTGCAGCGAGTGCCGGTGAGGATTGCCCTCGACGTACCCGATGATATTCGCGCCTCGTTGATGCCAGGCCTGTCGGCCACCGTCGACGTCGACACGCGCACCCACGCGGCGGATGCCAACCATGGCTGA
- a CDS encoding CerR family C-terminal domain-containing protein, producing the protein MARHKPAAEGGYQRGEETRARIVEAAVEVFGERGYDRASTRDIATAAGVNAPAIQYYFDGKEGVYLECVEHLITLLWRKMSPCVEAAEAALADAKASDKALIDVSLGILGTVVSTIQDSPQTTIWRAFMDRHQAGLCPQSATTAFEDRFKARIGRVIRELIARVAGFALEDERTVIHSMALFTQGLAFRVQKPKLLEALKWAEVNQKEMESVRDVVLMQARFTLEGLARQRDVRPA; encoded by the coding sequence ATGGCACGACATAAACCTGCCGCCGAAGGTGGTTACCAGCGCGGTGAAGAAACCCGCGCACGTATTGTCGAGGCGGCGGTCGAGGTGTTTGGCGAGCGCGGTTATGACCGCGCATCCACCCGCGATATCGCCACGGCCGCCGGGGTCAATGCGCCGGCGATCCAGTACTACTTTGATGGCAAGGAAGGCGTGTACCTGGAGTGTGTCGAGCATTTGATCACGCTGCTGTGGCGCAAGATGTCGCCGTGCGTGGAAGCCGCCGAGGCCGCGCTGGCCGATGCCAAGGCGAGCGATAAAGCCTTGATCGATGTCTCGCTGGGCATACTTGGCACGGTGGTCTCCACCATCCAGGACAGCCCCCAAACCACAATCTGGCGCGCATTCATGGATCGCCATCAGGCCGGCCTGTGCCCGCAAAGTGCGACCACCGCCTTTGAAGACCGCTTCAAGGCACGCATCGGCCGCGTTATTCGCGAACTGATCGCGCGCGTGGCCGGCTTTGCCCTCGAAGACGAGCGCACGGTGATTCACTCCATGGCGCTGTTCACCCAGGGCTTGGCGTTTCGCGTGCAGAAGCCCAAGCTGCTGGAAGCGCTGAAGTGGGCCGAGGTGAACCAGAAGGAGATGGAGTCGGTGCGCGATGTGGTGCTGATGCAGGCACGGTTTACGCTGGAAGGTCTGGCTAGGCAGCGGGATGTACGCCCGGCTTGA
- a CDS encoding DUF1993 family protein: MSVYAITIPCFAQMLNTLKGLLDKGEAHAKALAFDPQNLLDSRLAPDMHALATQVRYACTQAREAVERLSGVSVSTLETPGSMSSAVGLIDQTLNFLAEADRNVIDGRAGHLIIIELPGGITFELTGNEYAVNWATPQFYFHLMTAYSILRHNGVPLGKADYVPHMFAYLRKG, from the coding sequence ATGTCGGTTTACGCCATCACCATTCCCTGCTTTGCGCAGATGCTTAACACGCTCAAAGGTTTGCTCGACAAGGGTGAAGCCCATGCAAAGGCATTGGCTTTCGACCCGCAAAACCTCCTGGATTCACGCCTTGCGCCCGATATGCACGCCTTGGCGACTCAGGTCCGTTACGCCTGCACCCAGGCGCGGGAGGCGGTTGAGCGGCTGAGTGGCGTTTCAGTGTCGACCTTGGAAACACCAGGCTCCATGAGTTCGGCGGTCGGCCTGATCGATCAGACGCTCAACTTTCTTGCTGAGGCTGATCGCAACGTGATTGACGGCCGGGCAGGGCACTTAATCATCATCGAGCTTCCCGGCGGCATCACCTTCGAGCTGACCGGCAATGAATACGCCGTTAATTGGGCCACGCCGCAGTTCTATTTTCACTTGATGACGGCCTACAGCATCCTGCGTCATAACGGTGTGCCGCTGGGCAAGGCTGATTATGTGCCGCATATGTTTGCGTATTTGCGTAAAGGCTAA
- a CDS encoding alpha/beta fold hydrolase: MFVTLGVLALIALWVWWTYPRVGNLLFELIGWVEARRSRLKAIRVPIKSMTLATYQGGAAHAPALLLVHGFSADKGVWLGFARHFVDDYRVIIPDLAGHGQNTFVAGGDYSIAAQARRMVALLDACKIDKVHVIGSSMGAYVASWLAAHHPERVLSLGLIGAAGVNLPQPNEVEALVNSGDNPFLMHNRAQFDRFFAMTMAAPPFIPEVLLAAEAQAYIKRREELREIFTDFSGSPRMEPWLPHIQVPSLILWGRQDRMVPVASAHTWQVGIPHARLEILDGIGHLPMVEATQASAVHCRELLDKAKVYASIRP, encoded by the coding sequence ATGTTTGTGACCCTCGGCGTACTTGCCCTCATTGCCCTGTGGGTGTGGTGGACCTATCCGCGGGTGGGCAATCTGTTGTTCGAGTTGATCGGTTGGGTTGAAGCGCGGCGCTCGCGTTTGAAAGCCATCCGCGTGCCGATCAAAAGCATGACCCTGGCCACCTACCAGGGCGGCGCTGCGCATGCGCCGGCGCTGCTGCTGGTGCACGGTTTCAGCGCGGACAAGGGCGTATGGCTGGGGTTTGCGCGGCACTTTGTCGACGACTACCGGGTGATCATCCCGGACCTCGCCGGCCATGGCCAAAACACCTTCGTGGCGGGCGGCGACTACAGCATTGCCGCCCAGGCACGGCGAATGGTGGCACTGCTGGATGCGTGCAAAATCGACAAGGTTCATGTGATCGGCAGCTCTATGGGCGCCTACGTAGCGAGCTGGCTGGCGGCGCACCACCCTGAGCGTGTGCTGTCCCTGGGCTTGATCGGTGCGGCCGGCGTGAACCTGCCGCAACCCAATGAAGTGGAAGCCTTGGTCAACAGCGGCGATAACCCGTTCCTGATGCATAACCGCGCGCAGTTCGACCGTTTTTTTGCCATGACCATGGCTGCGCCACCATTTATTCCCGAAGTGCTGCTGGCTGCCGAGGCGCAGGCTTACATCAAGCGCCGCGAAGAGCTGCGCGAGATTTTTACCGACTTCTCCGGCAGCCCGCGCATGGAACCCTGGTTGCCGCACATACAGGTGCCGAGCCTGATCCTGTGGGGTCGGCAGGACCGCATGGTGCCGGTGGCCAGTGCGCACACCTGGCAGGTCGGCATTCCCCATGCGCGCCTGGAAATTCTTGACGGCATCGGCCATCTGCCGATGGTCGAGGCCACGCAAGCCAGCGCCGTTCACTGTCGCGAACTGCTCGATAAAGCCAAAGTGTATGCCTCGATCCGCCCCTAG
- a CDS encoding LysE family translocator has product MFMSTSLLSAFVLFAFVSSITPGPNNTMLLASGVNFGFRRSMPHALGISIGFMLLVISVGLGLGEVFKLFPWAYTVLRYVGATYLLYLAWKIATAGGMSEHPDERGKPMTFLGAAAFQWVNPKAWIMALGAITTYTPAEGYVTNVLVIALVFAVVNLPSVCVWVGCGSGLRNALREPRWLRVFNWSMAGLLVLSLYPMLFA; this is encoded by the coding sequence ATGTTCATGTCCACCAGCCTGTTGTCCGCCTTTGTGCTGTTTGCCTTTGTGTCGTCGATCACCCCCGGCCCGAACAACACCATGTTGCTCGCTTCTGGGGTGAATTTCGGCTTTCGCCGTTCGATGCCCCATGCGCTGGGGATCAGCATTGGCTTTATGTTGCTGGTGATTTCGGTAGGCCTGGGCCTGGGTGAAGTGTTCAAGCTGTTCCCGTGGGCCTACACGGTGCTGCGCTACGTGGGCGCGACCTATTTGCTTTACCTGGCGTGGAAGATCGCCACCGCTGGCGGCATGTCCGAGCACCCTGACGAGCGTGGCAAACCCATGACCTTTCTCGGCGCGGCGGCGTTTCAATGGGTCAACCCCAAAGCGTGGATCATGGCGTTGGGGGCGATCACCACCTACACACCGGCCGAGGGTTATGTGACCAATGTGCTGGTGATTGCGCTGGTGTTCGCCGTGGTCAACCTGCCCAGTGTGTGCGTGTGGGTGGGTTGTGGCAGTGGCTTGCGCAATGCGCTGCGCGAGCCGCGTTGGTTGCGGGTATTCAATTGGTCTATGGCGGGGTTGCTGGTGCTGTCGTTGTACCCGATGCTGTTTGCGTGA
- a CDS encoding GlxA family transcriptional regulator, whose protein sequence is MKGKNLRYLNENFQQPSPVTRVGFLLLEHFSLPAFTQTLDTLITANLLRPDLFATRTFGCDEGEVISDLGLVIRPDARLEASALPDLDLLVICGGFRTELKAGEDFIQLLRSAAEQGVSLAGLWNGAWFLGRAGLLQGYRCAIHPEHRPALSEVSKAAQVTSEPYVIDRDRLTASSPSGAFHMALDWIKSLHGKALVEGIEDILAFEESRYRRIKPTENISVSAPLREVVKLMDANLEEPLELDQLAVYAGRSRRQLERLFKEQLGTTPQRYYMELRVTEARRLLQHTELSQVDVLVACGFVSPSHFSKCYSAYFGYRPSKEKRLVK, encoded by the coding sequence ATGAAAGGCAAGAACCTGCGCTACCTGAATGAAAACTTCCAACAGCCGTCGCCGGTCACCCGCGTCGGTTTTTTGCTGCTCGAACACTTCTCCTTGCCGGCATTCACCCAGACCCTCGACACCCTGATCACCGCCAACCTGTTGCGCCCAGACCTGTTTGCTACGCGCACCTTCGGCTGTGACGAGGGCGAAGTCATCAGCGACCTGGGCCTGGTGATCCGCCCGGATGCGCGACTGGAAGCGTCGGCATTGCCCGACCTGGATTTGCTGGTGATCTGCGGCGGTTTTCGCACCGAACTCAAAGCCGGCGAGGATTTTATCCAGCTGCTGCGCAGCGCCGCCGAACAGGGCGTAAGCCTCGCCGGCCTGTGGAACGGCGCCTGGTTCCTCGGCCGCGCCGGGTTGTTGCAAGGTTACCGCTGCGCCATCCACCCGGAACATCGCCCGGCGCTGTCGGAAGTGTCCAAAGCTGCCCAGGTGACGAGCGAACCCTACGTGATTGACCGCGATCGCCTCACGGCCTCCAGCCCTTCGGGCGCGTTCCACATGGCCCTGGACTGGATCAAAAGCCTGCATGGCAAAGCCTTGGTCGAAGGTATCGAAGACATCCTGGCTTTTGAAGAGTCGCGTTACCGGCGTATCAAGCCCACGGAAAACATCAGCGTCAGCGCACCACTGCGCGAAGTGGTGAAACTGATGGACGCCAACCTTGAAGAACCGTTGGAGCTGGACCAGTTGGCGGTCTACGCCGGCCGTTCGCGGCGCCAGCTCGAGCGCCTGTTCAAAGAGCAACTGGGCACCACGCCGCAACGCTATTACATGGAACTGCGTGTGACCGAGGCGCGGCGCCTGTTGCAGCACACCGAGCTGTCACAGGTGGATGTGCTGGTGGCGTGCGGTTTTGTGTCACCGAGCCATTTCAGCAAGTGCTATAGCGCGTATTTCGGCTATCGGCCGTCCAAAGAAAAGCGCTTGGTCAAGTAG
- a CDS encoding FAD-binding oxidoreductase, translating into MSDSKRADIAVIGAGIIGVACALQLARQGQCVVVIDSQAPGMGASYGNAGHLATEQVFPIADMSILKRLPAMLMDPMGPLRLDWKYLPRALPWFARLLLNLRPAKYRRTVAGIRALNEASLGAWQRLLLSIEQPHLLHAEGSLLVFERAASGEAIDALRQRMQQQNVPVDFWSGESIRKAAPQLSDAIQGGLFFPGTGHFIDPYNVVCALVSAAKACGVQFLQQRVLDGRLESDGVSLRTDQGTLTARQVVIACGAHSAKLTAALTGKQVPLDTERGYHLMLPHEHQRLPFAVTSFERKFIMTPMHDGLRLAGTVEFAGLERPANMQRAWQLHRLSQGLFRQDLSAQDATPWMGFRPSLPDSLPIIDQVADGKVLLAFGHQHLGLTQAAVTAEMIAQLVAPDNRMPLPDLTPYRLARF; encoded by the coding sequence ATGAGCGACAGCAAGCGTGCTGATATCGCTGTGATCGGCGCCGGCATCATTGGCGTCGCCTGCGCCCTGCAATTGGCCCGGCAGGGCCAGTGCGTGGTGGTCATCGACTCGCAGGCGCCGGGCATGGGCGCCTCCTATGGCAATGCCGGGCATCTGGCCACCGAACAAGTCTTCCCGATTGCCGACATGTCGATCCTCAAGCGCCTGCCCGCCATGCTGATGGACCCTATGGGCCCGTTGCGCCTGGACTGGAAGTACTTGCCACGCGCCCTGCCCTGGTTCGCGCGCCTGTTGCTAAACCTGCGCCCGGCAAAGTACCGGCGCACAGTGGCGGGCATTCGTGCGCTCAATGAGGCCAGCCTGGGCGCGTGGCAGCGCCTGCTGCTGTCCATTGAGCAGCCGCACCTGTTGCACGCTGAGGGTTCGTTGCTGGTATTTGAGCGTGCCGCGTCTGGGGAAGCCATCGACGCGTTGCGCCAACGCATGCAGCAGCAGAATGTGCCAGTAGATTTCTGGTCGGGCGAATCGATACGCAAGGCTGCACCGCAACTGAGCGATGCCATCCAGGGTGGCCTGTTCTTCCCAGGCACCGGGCATTTTATTGATCCATACAACGTGGTGTGCGCACTGGTGAGCGCGGCCAAAGCGTGCGGTGTGCAGTTTCTGCAGCAACGCGTGCTCGATGGGCGCCTGGAATCCGACGGCGTATCGCTGCGGACCGACCAAGGCACCCTCACCGCCCGCCAGGTAGTGATCGCTTGCGGCGCCCATTCGGCCAAACTCACCGCTGCACTCACCGGCAAGCAGGTTCCGCTCGACACCGAGCGCGGCTATCACCTGATGCTGCCCCACGAACACCAGCGCTTGCCCTTTGCCGTGACCTCGTTCGAGCGCAAATTCATCATGACCCCCATGCACGATGGCTTGCGCCTGGCCGGCACGGTTGAGTTCGCAGGCTTGGAGCGCCCCGCCAATATGCAACGCGCCTGGCAGTTGCACCGCTTGAGCCAGGGCTTGTTTCGCCAGGACTTGAGTGCCCAAGACGCAACCCCATGGATGGGCTTTCGCCCGTCGTTGCCGGACTCGCTGCCGATCATTGATCAGGTGGCGGATGGCAAGGTATTGCTTGCGTTTGGGCATCAGCACTTGGGACTGACGCAGGCGGCGGTGACAGCGGAGATGATTGCGCAACTGGTCGCGCCTGATAATCGCATGCCGTTGCCGGACCTGACCCCTTACCGACTGGCGCGTTTTTAA